A stretch of Desulfitobacterium dichloroeliminans LMG P-21439 DNA encodes these proteins:
- a CDS encoding HepT-like ribonuclease domain-containing protein, with protein sequence MKDDKVFLYNILESIIKIETYTNSDKDEFMTSGIIQDAVIRNLEIIGEATKRVSRRLKEQTPEIPWTQMAGLRDVLIHDYMGISLKIVWNVVQNELPRLKIRIMELLD encoded by the coding sequence ATGAAAGATGACAAGGTCTTTCTGTACAATATTCTGGAGAGCATCATAAAGATTGAAACATATACTAACTCTGACAAAGATGAATTCATGACATCAGGAATTATACAGGATGCGGTTATTCGTAATCTTGAAATTATTGGGGAAGCGACAAAGAGAGTTTCGCGAAGACTGAAAGAGCAAACCCCTGAAATACCATGGACACAAATGGCTGGCCTTCGTGATGTGTTAATACATGACTATATGGGGATCAGTCTAAAGATTGTATGGAATGTGGTACAAAATGAGTTGCCACGACTCAAAATTAGGATTATGGAATTGCTAGATTAA